From the Trifolium pratense cultivar HEN17-A07 linkage group LG4, ARS_RC_1.1, whole genome shotgun sequence genome, the window TTTCTATTACCATTCCTATTATTTAGTAACTCTAAGTTTCTACAACATGAGTCTATTtccattatttttattctcaaaatacacattagtatataatactataatacATACTAATATGTTCTATtacccgatgtgggactcaaacattttatttttaattcacatATAATGTgctctttgttccaacaatccacATATTCACCAATAATAATAGTAAAGAATGATTGAAAAACTCGTAAACAATGACACCCCAATTTTTGAAGTGGAAAACGCTCAATGTAAGAATGAAAAGTCACGGGTTGtccaaaccaaaaaaataactcATTATAATTAAATAGAGTACAATCAATATGATAAAACTCAACAATTTTACACTGACGTGTAATTTTATAACGGAACTAATTTTGGCTTCTCATaacaaaaaaatgtgacaacGCCGTGATTCGTGAGTACGCACGAGTATTAtaataatagaataaaataggatgatataatatcatattgtcgagtattttaaaaatgctaaaataaaatagaattggACGTTttgtcataaattttttttcaaatagcctagcctagtggctagaaaattcactttaaaggtgaataagtggagtgttccaGATTCGATTCCGATCTCCTACACATATAGTACGATGTCcataccaattgagctaagctcacaggAACATTATTCTATTATATATACTACTCAtccataataaaataaaaaacttgagTTTGACTAATATGAATCTCTCAAAATAGTTTAAAGGTGGATCTTTATTAAGtttattaaattttcataaaggATATTTCTTTTGCCTCGTATGATTTCTTATGATtgtacaaaatttatttatttttaaaaaaatttgtaaagaCCCACCTTAATTTAAACTCTTTTTAGGAGGTTATATTAGACAAACTAAAAAGACTTTATTGTAGAGCTTCAATATTACACAACAAACTAAAGATCCCAAAGAGAATCGAAATCATAAAGATTGGAATCCCAAAAAGAATCATCAACATTTGGAAACTCCATATCATTATAATTCTCCTCATGAACTGAAGAGCATGAGCCAATTATCTCACTACCTACGGCTACAGGTTCCTCCAAGTTCCATAAACTGTCCATCGACATTGCACACGGTATTGGCGCATTACCtagatttgattttgatgaagaaGCACAATCTATACCAATATGATTTGGAACCATAATCTCTGATTGATCATCATGATATGTAGGAATTGTATCATCTTTATTTGAAGCCAATAATATTGGTTGTGACACAATATTATTATGTTTCTCTTTCAACCAATTGGTTGAAAAAGTTCGAGGTTGAGGTTTAATAACTTCATGAGCTTTCATGGTTGTTTCCTTatgtttctcattttttttctcttcttcttttattGCAACCACTTTCTTAAGTAAGTGTG encodes:
- the LOC123923095 gene encoding transcription factor MYB1-like, encoding MENTIGVRKGAWTYEEDKLLKDCINKYGEGKWHLVPQRAGLNRCRKSCRLRWLNYLSPTIYRGSFAEDEIDMIIRLHNLLGNRWSLIAGRLPGRTANDVKNYWNAHLLKKVVAIKEEEKKNEKHKETTMKAHEVIKPQPRTFSTNWLKEKHNNIVSQPILLASNKDDTIPTYHDDQSEIMVPNHIGIDCASSSKSNLGNAPIPCAMSMDSLWNLEEPVAVGSEIIGSCSSVHEENYNDMEFPNVDDSFWDSNLYDFDSLWDL